A window from Mycolicibacterium tokaiense encodes these proteins:
- a CDS encoding helix-turn-helix domain-containing protein, translating to MTASSGRRGTDLGAYLRSRRHALEPEQVGLPRGRRQVQGLRREEVATLAAISSDYYTRLEQGRESHPSAQLLEALARVLHLNTDERLHLFRLAGADPTARVGPGATAVAEPTRALLQRWSSTPAFVYNDAQDILAANGLGHALHQGFSASDNFARMIFLDPEGKRFFVDWDQIALATAASLRQAWGKRYSRAAVQSVVDELLSASHSFEAMWNSHHVVDKGHHTKALQHPAVGTVILDYHTFDIPAAREQHLLVCDATPGSTSESALRQLAETIELAPTLGL from the coding sequence ATGACGGCATCTTCGGGGCGCAGGGGCACCGATCTCGGCGCCTACCTGCGTTCGCGACGTCACGCCCTCGAACCCGAGCAGGTGGGTCTGCCGCGCGGCCGCCGCCAGGTGCAGGGGCTGCGACGCGAGGAGGTCGCCACCCTGGCCGCGATCAGCAGCGACTACTACACGCGGCTGGAGCAGGGCCGCGAGTCACATCCGTCCGCGCAATTATTGGAGGCGTTGGCGCGGGTGCTGCACCTCAATACCGACGAGCGCCTCCATCTGTTTCGGCTGGCCGGCGCGGACCCGACTGCGCGCGTCGGCCCGGGCGCAACGGCTGTCGCGGAACCCACGCGGGCGTTGCTGCAGCGCTGGTCCTCGACGCCGGCGTTCGTCTACAACGACGCACAGGACATTCTGGCCGCCAATGGCCTGGGTCATGCTCTGCATCAGGGGTTCTCGGCGTCGGACAACTTCGCGCGGATGATTTTCCTCGACCCGGAAGGTAAGCGATTCTTCGTCGACTGGGACCAGATTGCGCTGGCGACGGCAGCGTCGCTGCGGCAGGCATGGGGGAAGAGGTACTCCAGAGCGGCCGTGCAGTCCGTGGTCGATGAATTGCTCAGTGCCAGCCACTCATTCGAGGCCATGTGGAACAGCCACCACGTCGTGGACAAAGGCCACCACACCAAGGCGCTGCAACACCCTGCTGTCGGCACAGTGATCCTCGACTACCACACGTTCGACATTCCGGCCGCCCGTGAGCAGCACCTGTTGGTTTGTGACGCGACGCCGGGGTCGACTTCGGAATCGGCGTTGCGGCAGCTGGCCGAGACGATCGAGCTTGCCCCTACACTCGGTTTGTGA
- a CDS encoding helix-turn-helix transcriptional regulator → MNRADRLYAIVEELRAVSPRPRTAAWLADRFEITTRTIERDLAALRESGVAIRGGVGRSGGYFLDRDRTLPPVTLTATEALAISLAMRSITSSPFAASARIAAQKVLAVLPADVRAREESLATRVHTVGRPPPHADAAINDTVSAAIAAERVLQLDYVGGDGARTSRAVEPLGLLQLPGGWCLVAWCRLRSGVRGFRLDRITAARLTDEHAPARDIEYSEELDRIGASPLDR, encoded by the coding sequence GTGAACCGCGCGGACCGGTTGTACGCCATCGTCGAGGAGCTGCGTGCGGTGTCGCCACGCCCCCGCACGGCGGCCTGGCTGGCTGACCGCTTCGAGATCACCACCCGCACCATCGAGCGCGACCTGGCGGCCCTGCGCGAATCGGGGGTTGCGATTCGCGGGGGAGTGGGGCGCTCAGGAGGCTACTTCCTGGACCGCGATCGCACCCTGCCGCCGGTGACCCTCACCGCCACCGAAGCGCTGGCCATCAGCCTCGCCATGCGCTCGATCACCAGCTCACCATTCGCAGCGTCGGCGCGCATCGCCGCGCAGAAAGTCTTGGCCGTCCTGCCGGCCGACGTGCGCGCCCGCGAGGAATCCTTGGCCACCCGCGTCCACACCGTCGGCCGGCCACCGCCGCACGCCGATGCCGCGATCAACGACACCGTGTCGGCAGCCATCGCCGCGGAACGGGTGCTGCAGCTGGATTACGTGGGCGGCGACGGTGCCCGCACCAGCCGTGCTGTCGAGCCGCTCGGCCTGTTACAGCTCCCTGGGGGATGGTGTCTGGTGGCCTGGTGCCGGTTGCGATCCGGGGTCCGGGGCTTTCGGCTCGACCGCATCACGGCAGCACGGCTGACCGATGAGCACGCGCCGGCCCGCGACATCGAGTACAGCGAGGAGCTCGACCGCATCGGCGCCTCGCCCTTGGACCGCTGA
- a CDS encoding PASTA domain-containing protein: MSFAMPDITGMFWAEAEQVLGAAGWAGSVVKEPDVAAGEYSVNQIAFQSPAPGQPVEATTKITVRFAQ, from the coding sequence GTGAGCTTTGCCATGCCGGACATCACCGGAATGTTCTGGGCTGAGGCCGAACAGGTGTTGGGCGCTGCAGGCTGGGCGGGTTCTGTGGTCAAAGAACCCGATGTCGCTGCTGGGGAGTACTCGGTAAACCAGATAGCGTTTCAGAGTCCAGCCCCTGGCCAACCTGTCGAGGCGACAACGAAGATCACCGTGCGCTTCGCCCAGTAG
- a CDS encoding sensor domain-containing phosphodiesterase, with protein MDRLVRALTASVDPASLMVRVAEQACAFVASADGAAINLLRGTDNAYVTVSASGVLAPAMGYVIAKDGSLQGVAARERHPILIRDARVDRRLSESVRASNRQWGTRSWAMIPLVYNDTVIGSLMLAAAGPEAFTETDIEPMVAVSNFVSTLIGSQFELSTLLTDVITDGPDRGQGAFTARFVASVMMPEAVEAERHQNRLDSLLDHPDMLGVAFQPIVRLASRTPIAYEGLARFPASMGLTPAQWFSTARRLGRGLDLECAALRAVSAAAAAIPGDYPVSVNLSPTAVLEPAIQDFLVRQDRQLIVEITEHEPFPEDLGTGLTALRERGIEVAVDDAGAGYASFIQLLRLRPDIIKIDGELVAGIERDPAKRAIATALTSLAAELDAKLIAEAVETADQLETLIRLGIEYGQGFHLGRPQP; from the coding sequence ATGGATCGGCTGGTTCGAGCACTGACCGCTTCGGTTGATCCAGCGTCGTTGATGGTCCGCGTCGCAGAACAGGCGTGCGCATTCGTGGCAAGCGCGGACGGTGCAGCAATCAACCTGCTCCGCGGCACCGACAATGCCTACGTCACCGTGTCGGCAAGCGGCGTCCTCGCGCCGGCGATGGGCTACGTGATCGCCAAGGACGGCAGTCTGCAAGGCGTAGCCGCGCGGGAGCGACACCCAATTCTGATCCGGGATGCACGGGTTGACCGACGGCTCTCCGAGAGTGTTCGCGCGAGCAACAGGCAGTGGGGCACCCGCTCTTGGGCGATGATCCCGCTGGTGTACAACGACACGGTCATCGGGTCGCTGATGCTCGCCGCAGCAGGCCCTGAAGCGTTCACCGAGACCGATATCGAACCGATGGTTGCGGTCAGCAACTTCGTCTCGACGTTGATCGGCAGCCAGTTCGAGCTCTCGACGCTGCTGACCGACGTGATCACCGACGGCCCCGACCGCGGGCAGGGAGCTTTCACCGCTCGGTTCGTGGCATCGGTGATGATGCCCGAAGCTGTAGAGGCCGAGAGGCACCAGAATCGACTGGACTCGCTGCTCGATCACCCAGACATGCTGGGCGTGGCGTTTCAGCCCATTGTTCGGCTGGCAAGCCGCACTCCGATCGCGTACGAGGGATTGGCGCGGTTTCCCGCATCGATGGGATTGACCCCGGCGCAATGGTTCAGTACGGCACGCCGATTGGGTCGAGGCCTCGACCTGGAATGCGCCGCACTGCGTGCGGTCTCCGCCGCCGCTGCCGCCATCCCGGGCGATTACCCGGTTTCGGTCAACCTGAGCCCAACCGCTGTGCTGGAGCCGGCAATTCAGGATTTCCTGGTACGCCAGGATCGACAGTTGATTGTCGAGATCACCGAGCACGAACCGTTTCCCGAAGACCTCGGTACCGGGTTGACGGCGCTGAGAGAGCGGGGGATCGAAGTGGCAGTCGACGATGCCGGCGCGGGTTACGCCAGCTTCATCCAACTGCTGCGGCTCCGGCCTGACATCATCAAGATCGACGGCGAGTTGGTCGCAGGCATCGAGCGAGATCCGGCCAAGCGTGCGATAGCCACCGCTCTCACCTCCCTGGCAGCCGAGCTCGATGCGAAGTTGATCGCCGAGGCGGTGGAGACGGCCGACCAGCTCGAGACGCTGATTCGTCTGGGTATCGAATACGGCCAGGGCTTTCACCTCGGTCGGCCTCAGCCCTAG
- a CDS encoding MOSC domain-containing protein, which translates to MESDTADRGVVGRVAHLDVTAVKGFTVVTTDRITVTETGVLGNREFFFVEPSGRLYSVDVDSGLLPYWSQYAPSTNRLSIGRGADQIFDESVPADGRTAEFEFESSARRGRFVPGPWDEWASSVTGRTLALVRSVEPGGAYDTYPLTLQTEASLAALGVEADGSPMDRRRFRMQLTLAEVDSAFVEDDWEQRTARVGSCLIRIGGPVPRCVGAEHNPTDLSRTVKVLQTINRVRGPGFGEFGRGLMFGVYASVLEPGVINVGDTLALDPT; encoded by the coding sequence GTGGAGTCCGATACGGCCGATCGCGGTGTTGTGGGCCGTGTGGCGCATCTCGATGTCACCGCGGTCAAAGGCTTCACCGTCGTCACCACTGATCGCATCACCGTCACCGAAACCGGCGTCCTCGGTAACCGCGAGTTCTTCTTCGTCGAACCCAGCGGCCGGCTGTACTCGGTGGATGTCGACTCGGGCCTGCTGCCGTATTGGTCGCAGTATGCGCCATCGACCAACCGACTGAGCATCGGCAGGGGCGCGGACCAGATCTTCGACGAGTCCGTTCCCGCCGACGGCCGGACCGCTGAGTTCGAGTTCGAGAGCTCCGCTCGACGTGGCCGGTTCGTGCCGGGTCCGTGGGACGAGTGGGCGTCCTCGGTGACCGGTCGGACACTGGCGCTGGTGCGTAGCGTGGAACCGGGCGGCGCCTACGACACCTATCCGCTCACCCTGCAGACCGAGGCCTCGTTGGCCGCGCTCGGCGTCGAAGCCGACGGCTCCCCGATGGACCGTCGCCGCTTCCGGATGCAGCTGACGCTGGCAGAGGTGGATTCTGCGTTCGTCGAAGATGATTGGGAACAGCGGACGGCACGGGTGGGCAGCTGCCTCATCCGGATCGGTGGTCCGGTGCCGAGATGCGTTGGGGCCGAGCACAACCCCACGGATCTCTCCCGCACGGTGAAGGTTCTGCAGACCATCAACCGTGTCCGGGGGCCCGGGTTCGGGGAGTTTGGCCGTGGACTCATGTTCGGGGTGTACGCATCGGTGCTCGAACCCGGAGTCATCAATGTCGGTGACACCCTGGCTCTCGACCCCACCTGA
- a CDS encoding amidohydrolase family protein — protein sequence MSVTPWLSTPPERRRTFPKGRLSAPAVTVYEPLTTYGEYSALEFRALVEYGMSTAEAITAATVTASQAVGMSHLICSVEPGKLADLLVLRRDPTVDPMVVYDVANIYLTFCDGKLTVVDGLLAW from the coding sequence ATGTCGGTGACACCCTGGCTCTCGACCCCACCTGAACGGCGCCGCACGTTTCCGAAGGGCAGGCTCAGTGCGCCGGCGGTCACCGTCTACGAACCCCTGACCACCTACGGCGAGTACAGCGCGCTGGAGTTCCGGGCCCTGGTCGAGTACGGCATGAGCACGGCGGAAGCGATCACGGCCGCCACCGTGACTGCCTCACAGGCTGTGGGGATGTCACATCTGATCTGCAGCGTGGAACCCGGGAAGCTGGCTGATCTGCTGGTGCTGCGCCGGGACCCGACGGTTGATCCGATGGTGGTCTACGACGTCGCGAACATCTACCTGACGTTCTGCGATGGCAAACTGACCGTCGTGGACGGATTGTTGGCGTGGTGA
- a CDS encoding LLM class flavin-dependent oxidoreductase: MKRIGFLSFGHWSDSPHSRVRSAGDALLQSVELAVAAEEMGADGAYFRVHHFARQLASPFPLLAAAAARTHRIELGTGVIDMRYENPLYMAEDAGAADLISGGRLQLGISRGSPEQVIGGYRYFGYEPAEDDADGAEMAREHTRVFLEVLKGEGFAQPNPSPMFPNPPGLLRVEPHSPGLRQRIWWGAGTRATAEWTARHGMNLMSSTLLSEDTGVPFHQLQAEQIQRFRDSWKQAGHDREPRVSVSRSIFPIVNDVDKQLFWHNRDSTDQVGFLDGGTARFGKTYAGEPDKLVAELAEDEAIAAADTLLLTVPNQLGVDYNAHVVHSVLTQVAPELGWR; this comes from the coding sequence GTGAAAAGGATCGGCTTCCTGTCTTTCGGACACTGGTCGGACAGCCCGCACTCCCGGGTGCGCTCCGCGGGGGACGCGCTGCTGCAATCAGTGGAGTTGGCCGTGGCAGCAGAGGAGATGGGCGCAGACGGGGCCTATTTCCGCGTGCACCACTTCGCCAGACAACTTGCCTCGCCGTTCCCACTGCTTGCCGCGGCGGCTGCCCGTACCCACCGCATCGAGCTCGGTACGGGCGTCATCGACATGCGTTACGAGAACCCGCTGTACATGGCCGAGGATGCGGGAGCTGCGGACCTGATTTCGGGTGGCAGGCTCCAACTGGGCATCAGCCGCGGATCACCCGAGCAGGTGATCGGGGGTTACCGATACTTCGGTTACGAACCCGCCGAGGATGACGCCGACGGCGCCGAGATGGCGCGCGAACACACGCGGGTGTTCTTGGAGGTGCTGAAGGGGGAGGGTTTTGCGCAACCCAATCCGAGCCCCATGTTTCCCAATCCGCCCGGCCTGCTCAGGGTCGAGCCGCACTCGCCGGGGCTGCGCCAAAGGATCTGGTGGGGTGCGGGCACCCGCGCCACCGCTGAGTGGACAGCTCGGCACGGGATGAATCTGATGAGTTCGACGCTTCTCTCCGAAGACACGGGTGTGCCCTTCCATCAACTCCAAGCCGAGCAGATCCAGCGCTTCCGTGATAGTTGGAAGCAGGCGGGGCACGACCGCGAGCCGCGGGTCTCGGTGAGCCGCAGCATCTTCCCGATCGTCAACGACGTGGACAAGCAATTGTTCTGGCATAACCGCGACAGCACCGACCAGGTCGGTTTCCTCGACGGCGGTACAGCGCGCTTCGGCAAGACCTACGCGGGGGAGCCCGACAAGCTGGTCGCCGAACTCGCCGAGGATGAAGCCATCGCCGCGGCCGATACGCTGCTGCTGACTGTGCCCAATCAACTCGGGGTCGACTACAACGCCCACGTCGTCCACAGTGTGCTGACCCAGGTGGCACCGGAGTTGGGCTGGCGGTGA
- a CDS encoding MmyB family transcriptional regulator — MTATVDLRTEVRQFLRSRRARIAPQAAGLPSHTGTRRVEGLRREEVAVLAGISIEYYVRIERGNIAGTSERVLDALAAALQLDAAERDHLFGLARRSAAGGRDHPTSSASVRPALQHVLDAITGAPALIRNGRHDVLAMNHLARALFAPVLADARRPANVARFVYLHPREAAMFFVEYNQVARNCAAVLRMQTGRHPDDDELRALVNELYAQSEAFRQQWASQDVRLHGHGSKQIDHPVVGRLDLDFESLDLATDPDLHVNVYTAPAGSSTSDKLVLLASWADDQR, encoded by the coding sequence ATGACTGCCACGGTTGATCTGCGTACCGAGGTTCGCCAATTCCTCAGGTCGCGACGCGCCCGCATTGCACCTCAGGCAGCCGGGTTGCCGTCGCACACCGGCACCCGTCGGGTCGAGGGTCTGCGCCGCGAAGAAGTGGCGGTCCTGGCGGGGATCTCGATCGAGTACTACGTGCGCATCGAGCGCGGCAACATCGCCGGTACCTCGGAGCGGGTGCTGGACGCACTCGCCGCCGCGTTGCAGCTCGACGCTGCCGAGCGCGATCACCTGTTCGGTCTCGCGCGCCGCTCCGCAGCCGGAGGGCGCGACCACCCCACATCCTCGGCGAGTGTGCGTCCGGCGCTGCAGCACGTGCTCGACGCCATCACCGGTGCGCCGGCCTTGATCCGCAATGGGCGCCACGACGTCCTCGCCATGAATCACCTTGCTCGCGCGCTGTTTGCGCCGGTGCTGGCCGACGCCCGACGGCCCGCGAACGTGGCGCGCTTCGTCTATCTACACCCACGCGAAGCCGCGATGTTTTTCGTCGAGTACAACCAGGTGGCGCGCAACTGCGCGGCGGTTCTGCGCATGCAGACGGGCCGCCACCCCGATGATGACGAACTCCGCGCACTGGTGAACGAGCTCTACGCACAGAGCGAAGCGTTTCGGCAGCAGTGGGCGTCACAGGATGTGCGGCTACACGGTCACGGCAGCAAGCAGATCGACCATCCGGTCGTCGGTCGGCTCGATCTCGACTTCGAGTCTCTGGACCTCGCTACTGACCCCGATCTGCATGTCAACGTCTACACCGCGCCTGCTGGAAGTTCCACCTCCGACAAGTTGGTCCTGCTGGCGTCGTGGGCAGACGACCAGAGATGA
- a CDS encoding nuclear transport factor 2 family protein, with translation MSTQDIIDLTEAWARMWNEDSSLAHQLMTDDCVQWWGSGPDLDSVVGPVQQESFVTAAREKTGNVFVPRLYVIDGHTYAYLWDVTSREGTVMSGIDVNVLQGNRIRENWTFVGPHRDAPDPAPGDALDRDTMAKLAHTWAEELGYTVHRQLVVDERSGRIALLRTMSDGVAGVDLLTVRDGEVEPIWSVTAARGFRC, from the coding sequence ATGAGCACACAAGACATCATCGACCTCACCGAGGCCTGGGCCCGCATGTGGAACGAGGACTCCTCACTGGCACACCAATTGATGACCGACGACTGTGTGCAGTGGTGGGGCAGCGGCCCTGACCTGGACTCGGTCGTCGGTCCGGTTCAACAGGAATCCTTTGTCACGGCAGCGCGGGAAAAGACCGGGAACGTGTTCGTGCCACGGCTGTACGTCATCGACGGCCATACCTACGCCTACCTGTGGGACGTGACGTCCCGGGAAGGCACGGTGATGAGCGGAATCGATGTGAATGTGCTGCAGGGCAATCGCATTCGGGAGAACTGGACGTTCGTGGGCCCGCACCGCGACGCGCCGGATCCGGCGCCCGGCGATGCGCTCGACCGCGACACGATGGCGAAGCTGGCGCATACCTGGGCCGAAGAGCTGGGATACACCGTGCACCGGCAACTGGTCGTCGATGAGAGAAGCGGTCGAATCGCGCTGCTGCGCACCATGTCCGACGGGGTGGCCGGAGTGGACCTGTTGACGGTGCGCGACGGCGAGGTCGAGCCCATCTGGTCGGTCACCGCGGCACGCGGGTTCCGCTGCTGA
- a CDS encoding class I SAM-dependent methyltransferase: MAGDWRALNLANWEARVPVHLGLDGYDLAGFADPEFLSTVVRFDRPRLGDITGLDVVHLQCHIGTDTVSLARLGARSVTGLDFSPSAVAAATDLAQRIGVDAAFVVSDIYDAAGFLGTGCCDLVYTGIGALCWLPDIRQWATVVADLLRPGGRVFLREGHPMLDTLSDDRDDDLLVVHYPYFETAGTPFSDDSTYGGQGSVSAPRGVSFNHGIGEVFTALTEAGLTVTALDEHREVPWKALGDAMIDSTEFDGEYVLARNPERLPLTYTIAARKSQAG, from the coding sequence GTGGCGGGGGACTGGCGGGCTCTGAACCTGGCGAACTGGGAGGCGCGGGTGCCGGTGCATCTGGGTCTTGATGGCTACGATCTGGCCGGTTTCGCGGACCCCGAGTTCTTATCCACGGTGGTGCGCTTTGACCGACCCCGCCTCGGCGACATCACCGGTCTGGATGTCGTCCACCTGCAGTGCCACATCGGGACCGACACAGTGTCACTGGCACGGCTCGGCGCGCGTTCGGTGACCGGGCTGGATTTTTCTCCGTCCGCCGTTGCCGCCGCGACCGACCTGGCGCAGCGCATCGGCGTCGACGCCGCGTTCGTGGTGTCCGATATCTACGACGCCGCGGGGTTTCTCGGCACCGGCTGTTGCGACCTCGTCTACACCGGCATCGGCGCGCTGTGCTGGCTTCCCGACATCCGACAGTGGGCGACGGTGGTCGCCGACCTGCTGCGTCCCGGGGGCCGGGTGTTCCTGAGGGAGGGCCACCCCATGCTCGACACCCTCAGTGACGACCGTGACGACGATCTGCTGGTGGTGCACTATCCGTATTTCGAAACCGCTGGGACTCCGTTCTCGGACGACAGCACGTACGGCGGTCAGGGGTCGGTATCGGCGCCGCGGGGCGTCTCGTTCAATCACGGCATCGGCGAGGTCTTCACCGCCCTCACCGAAGCCGGCCTGACGGTCACCGCTCTCGATGAGCACCGCGAGGTGCCCTGGAAAGCGTTGGGCGACGCGATGATCGACAGTACCGAGTTCGACGGCGAGTACGTGCTGGCGCGCAATCCAGAGCGTCTGCCCCTCACCTACACGATTGCGGCACGCAAGAGTCAGGCCGGCTGA
- a CDS encoding SDR family oxidoreductase → MIDTQYTTHERLFDLSGKRALVTGGTRGIGMMIARGLLQAGARVTVSSRDAAACDRAQKHLAEFGDVSATPADLSQHRECVRLADLVTDGSESLDILVNNAGAMWDEPLATFPDVGWDSVLDLNLKAPFWLVQSLLPALRHAGTADDPARVINIGSIAAIHIPNRPNYSYSSSKAALHQLTRVLAKELGPQHITVNAVAPGPFPSAMMAATLDELGDTIAASAPLRRIGRDDDMAGVAVFLASRAGAYVSGAIVPVDGGIATTA, encoded by the coding sequence GTGATCGACACTCAATACACAACTCACGAGCGGCTTTTCGACCTCAGCGGTAAGCGCGCGCTGGTCACCGGGGGCACCAGGGGCATCGGGATGATGATTGCCCGCGGGCTCCTGCAGGCGGGCGCGCGCGTCACCGTCAGCTCACGCGACGCCGCTGCGTGCGATCGGGCGCAGAAGCACCTTGCAGAATTCGGCGATGTCTCGGCCACTCCCGCCGACCTGTCGCAGCATCGGGAGTGCGTCCGCCTCGCAGACCTGGTCACCGACGGCTCCGAGAGCCTCGACATCCTGGTCAACAACGCAGGAGCCATGTGGGACGAACCGCTGGCCACCTTCCCGGATGTGGGCTGGGATTCCGTCCTCGACCTCAATCTGAAGGCGCCTTTCTGGCTGGTGCAGTCGCTGCTTCCGGCTCTGCGCCACGCAGGTACGGCCGACGATCCCGCTCGGGTCATCAATATCGGCAGCATCGCCGCCATCCACATCCCGAACCGGCCCAACTATTCGTACTCCAGCAGCAAAGCTGCACTGCATCAACTCACCCGCGTACTTGCCAAGGAGCTTGGTCCACAGCACATCACGGTGAACGCGGTGGCGCCGGGCCCGTTCCCATCGGCGATGATGGCCGCCACCCTCGACGAACTGGGTGACACGATCGCGGCGTCCGCCCCGCTGCGCAGGATCGGGCGCGACGACGACATGGCGGGCGTCGCGGTGTTTCTGGCCAGCCGGGCCGGGGCTTACGTCTCCGGCGCGATCGTGCCTGTCGACGGCGGTATCGCAACGACTGCCTGA
- a CDS encoding LLM class F420-dependent oxidoreductase, whose product MPRPVRVAVQIVPGGTPDYRTWRDAVLAADDLGVDVIFGYDHFHLPAMDAMVDGKPVMSEVQADVANFEGWTALASWGEITSHAEIGLLVTGVGYRNPDLLADMARTVDHISGGRVILGLGAGWYEKDYTTYGYEFGTFGSRFDLFDESLIRIEKRLAVLNPPPVRTMPILIGGTGPKRSLPAVARHADIWHAYQELDAFRRSSDRVDELAATFGRSGADIERSTLWQNPESADAFRDVGVTLFQTELTARDGYDLTALKQVLGWRDNG is encoded by the coding sequence ATGCCCCGTCCCGTCCGTGTCGCTGTGCAGATCGTCCCTGGAGGCACCCCCGACTACCGCACCTGGCGTGACGCCGTGCTGGCCGCCGACGACCTGGGCGTGGACGTGATCTTCGGGTACGACCACTTCCATCTCCCGGCGATGGACGCCATGGTCGACGGCAAACCCGTGATGTCCGAGGTACAGGCCGACGTCGCCAACTTCGAGGGCTGGACCGCGCTTGCGTCGTGGGGCGAGATCACCTCGCACGCCGAAATCGGACTGCTCGTCACCGGTGTCGGGTACCGCAACCCGGACCTGCTCGCCGACATGGCCCGCACCGTCGACCACATCAGTGGCGGCCGGGTGATCCTCGGCCTCGGCGCCGGGTGGTACGAAAAGGACTACACCACCTACGGATACGAGTTCGGTACCTTCGGATCACGCTTCGACCTCTTCGACGAGAGTCTGATCCGCATCGAGAAGCGACTGGCAGTACTCAATCCGCCGCCGGTGCGCACGATGCCGATCCTCATCGGCGGAACGGGCCCGAAGCGGTCCCTTCCGGCAGTGGCGCGGCACGCCGACATCTGGCACGCCTACCAGGAGCTCGACGCGTTCCGCCGGTCCAGCGACCGGGTGGACGAGCTGGCCGCGACGTTCGGGCGCAGCGGCGCCGACATCGAGCGTTCGACGCTGTGGCAGAACCCCGAGAGCGCCGACGCGTTCCGCGACGTCGGCGTCACGCTCTTCCAGACCGAACTCACCGCCCGTGACGGCTACGATCTCACGGCACTCAAGCAGGTGCTCGGCTGGCGCGACAACGGCTGA
- a CDS encoding FAD-dependent oxidoreductase yields the protein MIVRPESVDDVATAVRIARRCNLPISVRGGGHDWSGRAIRSSGLVVDMGGMCSVDIEGDVALVAGGATSDHVLAAAREHGLSAALGTVGTVGVVGLILGGGYSTLLGVTGLGVDNLLSAEVVLADGSVVVADADHEAELFWALRGGGGNFGVVTSIRIRLHAIADVYAGTVAFSRAEAQQVLLNLRVLHDTLDDALDVMFGAIHTGDAPVLFTSPVWAGPADEGPAQINRVRSLGTPVSLDVARHSVADLVQSNNASFPPGLNYHVGTRIISGITEDFIDAFLACWDNMPQGCVLNVHHVHGAATRVPADATAHAYRNPHLVVEILGTWQQGDGTAERAWVHASERRLDDVAEPGGWTNLMAPDDPRAEDAYGGNRERLVAAKRQYDPESVFMASGLPH from the coding sequence ATGATCGTGCGGCCCGAGTCGGTCGATGATGTCGCCACGGCCGTGCGCATTGCACGACGCTGCAACCTGCCGATCTCGGTGCGCGGTGGGGGTCACGACTGGAGCGGACGGGCCATCCGGAGCTCGGGTCTGGTCGTGGACATGGGTGGGATGTGTTCGGTGGACATCGAGGGCGACGTTGCCCTCGTGGCCGGTGGCGCGACCAGCGACCACGTGCTTGCCGCGGCGCGTGAACACGGCCTGTCAGCGGCACTGGGAACTGTGGGAACGGTGGGGGTGGTCGGACTCATCCTCGGCGGCGGCTACAGCACCTTGCTCGGCGTCACCGGTCTCGGCGTGGACAACTTGCTGTCAGCGGAAGTCGTGCTCGCGGATGGATCTGTCGTGGTGGCCGACGCCGATCACGAAGCGGAACTGTTCTGGGCTCTGCGCGGCGGCGGAGGCAACTTCGGCGTGGTGACCAGTATCAGGATCAGACTGCACGCCATCGCCGATGTGTACGCCGGCACCGTCGCATTCAGCCGAGCAGAAGCACAGCAGGTGTTACTCAATCTGCGAGTCCTGCACGACACCCTCGACGACGCACTCGATGTCATGTTCGGTGCCATACACACCGGCGATGCGCCAGTGCTGTTCACCAGTCCGGTGTGGGCGGGACCGGCCGACGAGGGACCAGCTCAGATCAACCGCGTCCGATCCCTGGGCACACCGGTATCCCTTGATGTCGCGCGGCATTCCGTCGCCGACCTCGTGCAGTCGAACAACGCGTCGTTTCCCCCTGGGCTCAACTATCACGTTGGAACGAGAATCATCTCGGGTATCACAGAGGATTTCATCGATGCGTTCCTGGCCTGTTGGGACAATATGCCGCAAGGATGCGTTCTGAACGTGCATCACGTCCATGGCGCTGCAACCCGCGTGCCCGCAGACGCAACCGCACACGCCTATCGGAACCCGCACCTGGTTGTGGAAATCCTCGGGACATGGCAGCAGGGCGACGGCACTGCTGAACGTGCCTGGGTGCACGCGAGCGAACGTCGCCTCGACGACGTCGCCGAACCCGGCGGATGGACCAATCTCATGGCTCCTGACGATCCCCGCGCCGAGGACGCTTACGGCGGAAACCGGGAACGGCTGGTGGCGGCCAAACGTCAGTACGATCCGGAGAGTGTCTTCATGGCCAGCGGTCTGCCGCACTAG